Proteins encoded within one genomic window of Granulicella pectinivorans:
- a CDS encoding ATP-binding protein, producing MGVLALLLVVYATVVLAFQYGVLTRQIYHDEVQDVVTVEGLLFFDQAGDLQLTQNYYSRPQSHLLVDRLMEIRDLSGKVLYRTSTLRGMALGGPLRKGEGDTGFDQRLVRLEDGSHAFIVSHIHTMQGRTVVIRLGYDLGPLRARMYQFFLLLFISIPLALVLAALAGQTIARRALQPLEQMTSRAQRITASNLGERLDIANERDELGNMARVFNHLLERLEQAFRQLQSFTADASHELRTPLAAIRTISEVALEKPTDAEAYREALGSVLEESARLNQTVDSLLLLARAESTPPGQSQPVFFVGDLVREVIALLEVLGEERGVRIIQKQVELANVEVHADRGLMRIALMNIVHNALKFSPKDSAIIVDFAQPSASWLQIGIQDEGPGIPPGEYAKVFERFFTSSDHATADISGVGLGLAISKLVVERAGGRIGFDEDFQQGARCLIDLPCTSADQG from the coding sequence GACCGTGGTGCTTGCCTTTCAGTATGGCGTACTCACCCGACAGATCTATCACGATGAGGTGCAGGATGTCGTAACTGTCGAGGGCCTACTCTTCTTCGACCAGGCCGGGGATCTCCAGTTGACGCAAAACTACTACTCGCGTCCTCAATCCCATCTGTTGGTAGACCGTCTTATGGAAATCCGTGACCTCTCCGGAAAGGTGCTTTACCGCACGTCTACCCTTCGCGGGATGGCACTCGGGGGACCACTGCGGAAAGGCGAAGGAGATACAGGGTTCGATCAGAGGCTGGTCAGGCTCGAGGATGGATCACACGCGTTTATCGTCAGCCATATCCATACGATGCAGGGTCGCACAGTCGTCATTCGCCTCGGCTATGATCTCGGACCGCTACGCGCCCGCATGTACCAGTTCTTCCTCTTGTTGTTTATCTCCATCCCCCTCGCGCTCGTGCTTGCGGCCCTTGCCGGTCAAACAATCGCCAGACGTGCCCTTCAACCGCTGGAGCAGATGACATCGCGAGCCCAGCGCATCACCGCGAGCAATCTTGGGGAGCGTCTCGACATTGCGAACGAGCGCGACGAGCTCGGCAATATGGCGCGCGTCTTCAACCATCTGCTGGAACGGCTAGAGCAGGCGTTCCGGCAGCTTCAGAGCTTCACTGCGGACGCCTCCCATGAACTGCGCACACCGCTGGCCGCGATTCGCACCATCAGCGAGGTGGCGCTTGAGAAGCCAACCGATGCCGAAGCCTATCGCGAGGCTTTGGGAAGCGTGCTGGAAGAATCGGCTCGGCTCAATCAGACGGTGGATTCCCTGTTGTTATTGGCGAGGGCGGAGAGCACGCCACCGGGCCAATCCCAACCCGTCTTCTTCGTCGGCGATTTAGTGCGTGAGGTCATTGCTCTTCTCGAAGTTCTTGGCGAGGAACGCGGCGTCCGCATCATCCAGAAGCAGGTTGAGTTGGCAAACGTCGAGGTCCACGCCGATCGTGGTCTGATGCGGATTGCGTTGATGAATATCGTGCACAACGCGTTGAAGTTCTCCCCTAAGGATTCCGCGATCATCGTCGATTTCGCGCAACCGTCGGCATCTTGGCTGCAGATCGGCATTCAGGATGAGGGACCGGGAATACCACCTGGGGAATATGCCAAGGTCTTTGAACGCTTCTTCACCAGCAGCGATCACGCTACGGCCGACATCAGCGGTGTGGGACTAGGGTTGGCGATCTCCAAGCTGGTCGTCGAGCGCGCTGGCGGGAGAATCGGATTTGATGAAGACTTTCAGCAGGGCGCACGCTGCCTGATCGACCTCCCCTGTACCTCGGCTGACCAGGGCTAA
- a CDS encoding sugar phosphate isomerase/epimerase family protein, with protein MKNTLSRRSLLRTSAALSASAMLSPLSAVAEPPVSGLKPSPIRLGIASYTFRKFDSAKLMEFAKQLKTPYLNLKDMHLPMVPADKVKAEADAYRAAGFTLVAMGTVTFNKDEDDDIRSKFEYAKAAGIPVIVSAPTHEVLPRLNKFVKEYDIKLAIHNHGTEDKNFPSPLDVLKAVDKLDPRIGCCIDAGHCLRAGVLPEEAILKVGPRLFDMHVKDLADASSRDSQVAVGEGILNFPGIFKSLIAIKYPGTVDLEYEIKADDPMPGVVESFAYMRGVLAGMGYKG; from the coding sequence ATGAAAAATACACTGAGCCGCCGTAGTCTCCTGCGCACCAGCGCCGCCTTGTCCGCCTCCGCTATGCTGAGCCCGCTGTCTGCGGTGGCCGAACCGCCAGTGTCGGGTCTGAAGCCTTCGCCGATCCGCCTTGGGATCGCAAGTTATACCTTCCGCAAGTTCGACTCGGCCAAGCTGATGGAGTTTGCGAAGCAGTTGAAGACTCCGTATTTGAACCTCAAGGATATGCACCTGCCGATGGTTCCTGCGGACAAGGTTAAGGCAGAGGCGGATGCTTACCGTGCCGCTGGTTTCACGCTGGTTGCGATGGGCACCGTCACGTTCAATAAGGACGAGGACGATGATATTCGTTCGAAGTTTGAGTACGCGAAGGCGGCCGGTATTCCGGTGATTGTGTCGGCTCCCACGCACGAGGTATTGCCGCGGCTGAACAAGTTTGTGAAGGAGTACGACATCAAGCTTGCGATCCATAACCATGGTACAGAGGATAAGAACTTCCCCTCGCCGCTCGATGTGTTGAAGGCGGTCGACAAGCTGGATCCGCGCATCGGGTGCTGTATCGATGCGGGGCACTGTTTGCGTGCGGGTGTCCTGCCGGAAGAGGCAATTCTGAAGGTGGGGCCGCGTCTTTTCGACATGCATGTCAAGGATCTGGCAGATGCATCGAGCCGCGACAGTCAGGTAGCCGTGGGCGAGGGTATCCTGAACTTCCCCGGGATCTTCAAGTCGCTGATCGCGATCAAGTACCCGGGAACGGTGGATCTGGAGTATGAGATCAAGGCTGACGATCCGATGCCAGGTGTGGTGGAAAGCTTTGCCTACATGCGCGGCGTGCTTGCCGGTATGGGCTACAAGGGCTAG
- a CDS encoding glycerophosphodiester phosphodiesterase, whose translation MGSAVIGGTLLAQTTANSYVPAPALAAAPGKIVVIAHRGEHLHHPENTLPAFQGAIDAGADYFELDVRTTSDGKFVIMHDSKLDRTTNGTGEVSKHTFDEIRALDAGAKFAPAFQGIRVPTLDEALDLAHGKINVYVDTKEAEPQQLVDTIVRHDMQDHVVIYGNPFFLYEVLKIRPSLRVMPEAYSPDICKFLDRGLHLQVIAFDANDFKDAVIDVAKQAHAQIFVDRLGEADKPESWQKAIEQGANGIQTNLPAELATYLRAHSLATH comes from the coding sequence ATGGGTTCCGCCGTTATCGGCGGAACCCTGTTGGCTCAGACAACTGCAAACTCCTATGTTCCCGCGCCTGCGCTCGCCGCAGCGCCGGGTAAGATCGTAGTCATCGCGCATCGTGGCGAGCACCTCCATCACCCTGAAAACACGCTACCCGCCTTCCAGGGAGCCATCGATGCCGGTGCTGACTACTTCGAACTCGATGTCCGTACGACGTCCGACGGCAAGTTTGTCATCATGCACGATAGCAAGCTTGATCGCACCACCAACGGCACTGGCGAAGTCTCGAAGCATACCTTCGACGAGATCCGCGCGCTCGATGCAGGCGCGAAGTTCGCACCCGCCTTTCAGGGGATCAGGGTACCGACACTCGATGAAGCGCTCGATCTCGCCCACGGCAAGATCAACGTCTATGTCGACACCAAGGAGGCCGAGCCCCAGCAGTTGGTGGACACCATCGTTCGCCACGATATGCAGGATCACGTCGTCATCTATGGCAACCCGTTCTTTCTCTACGAGGTGCTCAAGATCCGTCCCAGCCTGCGTGTGATGCCCGAGGCCTACAGCCCCGATATCTGCAAGTTCCTCGACCGTGGCCTGCACCTTCAGGTGATCGCCTTCGACGCCAACGACTTCAAGGATGCGGTGATCGATGTCGCAAAACAGGCCCACGCGCAGATCTTCGTTGATCGCCTCGGCGAAGCCGATAAACCGGAGAGCTGGCAGAAGGCTATCGAGCAGGGTGCCAATGGCATCCAGACGAATCTTCCAGCGGAGCTGGCCACTTACCTTCGCGCGCACTCTCTCGCGACGCATTGA
- a CDS encoding TonB-dependent receptor, whose amino-acid sequence MNLLSFASLAVGHLRSRCGGGRALHPVLSLSLLLIVLASAPLLPAQSVYGAISGVVKDPSGAVVQGAAIAVRETASTTEYKTVTNKSGSYRVSFLKPGGYIVRFEKAGFAQFATSELHLVLNQELVVDGTLRLGEASEVVTVSNAGSSLNYTNSQIGGELSTSELIDLPENTSSKGANEFLITKTFAGASSTSQNYSNVNNLSLGGGRPVSNPIIIDGLPSNMGTDGTYGLIPTPDSTEELQVLTAPFSAQYGQSGGGAILTTTKSGTDHFHGSAFETYNSQDLVALGYFTAPGTIKPTQSFNYFGGSVGGPVRIPRLFDGRRHHLYFFTDWEDTINNAVKTVNTNVPTLAERSGDFSGISPQGTPTATIYDPTTTVVTNGKISRTPFSGNIIPKSRLDAVGLNIVAFFPQPNCSYQTYNYCLTPTAHTTYLYNADRIDYNPSDYDHLWAKFSRDGPRNQPTIVIPNAANTSAYGGWTDDHYAISWSHVFSPRISNEARVGYVSEVNFSYPAAADADSIGLKGVPLTQFPSISTSQYTSFGAGSYSLTRDGHYILNDAMVMQMGRHSLSLGGEFMRYAYSNYTPGVLAGSYSFTGTFTTASGQSGLGLPDLMLGYPGSSGISTTNTIFHQNLNYFAGYVQDDYRLFSNLTINLGLRYEFDGPYSEVHNNMYSFNPNIIDPTTQKMGGVQFAGRNGAPHSLIANVYTGILPRVGFNYHALRNTTVRGGYGIYELPSIGYGGNGLTSTSTVNVSFQSSNPSVTPAFLLSQGVPAYSPNVDANGNPLIPSSLTKPTANLVQQQLTSVLPYLQEWQLGVQQDLGHNWILDIDYAGNHGVHMPANLPINQIAPKAGCCNALANSQSLRPYPQYLSINYLSNAAASSYAALYATLSHRWSNGISVRAAYTWARNLDDVDGPSRADAAAIQNVYNLHAQWGIAMINVPQRFSLSAVYALPVGSGGRVLNHTPVLSQAIGHWKVSTVAQFQQGYPYFVSQNDQLGIFSGGQYVTKVGDPNLPRGSRTVQKWFNTSAFAITPVNTLGNAPRAALYGPGQNVWDLSLMRDVPIHERMKFTLRVDAHNAFNHPQFSGLNTSITNAAFGTVNGAQDPRQVLLIGRFSF is encoded by the coding sequence ATGAATCTGCTCTCCTTTGCCTCTCTTGCCGTTGGCCATCTTCGATCCCGCTGCGGCGGCGGTCGAGCGCTCCATCCGGTTCTCAGTCTGTCGCTGCTCCTGATCGTGCTCGCGTCTGCGCCCTTGCTGCCTGCCCAATCCGTCTATGGGGCGATCAGCGGCGTCGTCAAAGACCCCAGTGGAGCCGTGGTTCAGGGGGCCGCGATCGCCGTCCGCGAGACCGCATCGACCACCGAGTACAAGACGGTCACCAACAAGAGTGGGAGCTACCGCGTCTCGTTTCTCAAGCCGGGTGGGTACATCGTTCGCTTTGAGAAGGCTGGGTTTGCCCAATTTGCGACCAGCGAACTCCACCTTGTCCTCAATCAGGAGCTCGTCGTCGACGGTACCTTGCGGTTGGGCGAGGCCTCGGAGGTCGTTACGGTCAGCAATGCCGGAAGCTCGCTGAACTACACCAACTCACAGATCGGCGGCGAGCTGAGCACAAGCGAACTGATCGATCTGCCCGAGAACACAAGCAGCAAGGGGGCGAATGAGTTTTTGATCACCAAGACCTTCGCCGGGGCGTCAAGCACGAGCCAGAACTACTCCAACGTCAACAACCTCTCGCTGGGTGGAGGCAGGCCGGTCTCGAATCCGATTATCATCGACGGCCTGCCCAGCAACATGGGCACCGACGGAACCTACGGCCTGATCCCCACGCCGGACTCGACTGAAGAACTTCAGGTGCTGACCGCGCCCTTCTCCGCACAGTACGGACAGAGTGGCGGCGGTGCCATCCTGACCACCACGAAGTCGGGTACGGACCACTTCCACGGCAGCGCCTTCGAGACCTACAACTCACAGGATCTCGTGGCTCTCGGTTACTTCACCGCGCCCGGCACGATCAAGCCAACACAGTCCTTCAACTACTTCGGCGGCTCCGTGGGTGGCCCGGTCCGCATCCCGAGGCTCTTCGACGGACGCAGGCATCATCTTTATTTCTTCACCGACTGGGAAGACACGATCAACAATGCCGTGAAGACGGTCAATACGAATGTGCCGACGCTGGCTGAGCGCAGCGGCGACTTCTCCGGCATCTCCCCGCAGGGAACGCCGACCGCGACGATCTACGATCCCACGACCACGGTCGTTACCAACGGGAAGATCAGCCGCACACCCTTCTCCGGTAACATCATTCCCAAGTCGCGGCTCGACGCCGTCGGGTTGAACATCGTCGCGTTCTTTCCGCAGCCGAACTGCTCCTACCAGACCTACAACTACTGCCTGACCCCGACCGCGCACACCACCTATCTGTACAACGCCGATCGCATCGACTACAACCCCTCGGACTACGATCATCTGTGGGCGAAGTTCTCCCGCGACGGTCCACGCAATCAGCCTACGATCGTGATTCCGAACGCAGCCAACACCTCCGCGTATGGCGGTTGGACGGACGATCACTACGCCATCTCCTGGAGCCACGTCTTTTCGCCACGCATCTCTAACGAGGCTCGCGTCGGGTATGTGTCTGAGGTGAACTTCAGCTATCCCGCCGCTGCGGATGCGGACTCCATCGGTCTCAAGGGCGTGCCGCTGACGCAGTTCCCCAGCATCTCGACCTCGCAGTACACCAGCTTCGGAGCCGGTTCCTATTCGTTGACGCGCGATGGACACTACATCCTCAACGATGCCATGGTGATGCAGATGGGCAGGCATAGCCTCTCGCTCGGTGGCGAGTTCATGCGCTATGCCTACAGCAACTACACCCCCGGCGTGCTGGCTGGAAGCTATAGCTTCACCGGAACCTTTACGACGGCCAGCGGTCAATCCGGCCTGGGTCTGCCCGACCTTATGCTCGGTTATCCCGGAAGCTCCGGGATCAGCACGACCAATACGATCTTCCACCAGAATCTGAACTACTTCGCCGGTTATGTGCAGGACGATTACAGGCTCTTCTCCAACCTCACCATCAACCTCGGCCTGCGGTACGAGTTCGACGGACCTTACTCCGAAGTTCACAACAACATGTACAGCTTCAACCCGAACATCATCGATCCAACCACGCAGAAGATGGGCGGCGTTCAGTTCGCAGGCCGCAATGGCGCTCCACACAGCTTGATCGCGAATGTGTATACGGGCATTCTGCCGCGCGTCGGGTTCAATTATCATGCGCTGCGCAACACAACCGTGCGTGGTGGTTACGGAATCTACGAGCTGCCCAGCATCGGCTACGGTGGCAACGGGCTTACCTCGACCTCCACGGTCAACGTTAGCTTCCAGAGCTCCAATCCGTCGGTGACACCGGCCTTTCTCCTGTCTCAGGGAGTTCCCGCATATAGCCCCAACGTGGATGCGAACGGCAACCCGCTCATCCCCTCCAGCCTCACCAAGCCAACCGCGAATCTAGTGCAGCAGCAACTCACCTCAGTGCTTCCCTATCTGCAGGAGTGGCAGCTTGGTGTACAGCAGGATCTCGGCCACAACTGGATCCTCGATATCGACTATGCCGGCAATCACGGGGTGCATATGCCGGCGAACCTGCCTATCAACCAGATCGCTCCCAAGGCTGGTTGCTGCAACGCTCTCGCGAACAGCCAGAGCCTCCGCCCCTATCCGCAGTATCTCTCGATCAACTATCTGAGCAACGCGGCGGCCTCGTCTTACGCAGCTCTCTATGCAACGCTGAGCCATCGGTGGAGCAACGGTATCTCCGTACGCGCGGCCTATACCTGGGCTCGCAACCTCGACGATGTCGATGGTCCCTCGCGCGCCGATGCCGCCGCCATCCAGAACGTATACAACCTGCATGCGCAGTGGGGAATCGCGATGATCAACGTTCCGCAGCGCTTCTCGCTCTCGGCGGTCTATGCGTTGCCGGTAGGCTCGGGGGGCCGTGTGCTCAACCACACGCCGGTTCTCTCGCAGGCGATCGGGCACTGGAAGGTCAGCACCGTGGCGCAGTTCCAGCAGGGCTATCCTTACTTCGTCTCGCAGAACGACCAGCTCGGCATCTTCTCCGGCGGCCAGTATGTGACGAAGGTGGGCGACCCGAATCTGCCGCGTGGTTCGCGCACCGTGCAGAAGTGGTTCAACACATCGGCCTTCGCCATCACTCCAGTGAATACGCTTGGCAATGCTCCACGCGCGGCCCTCTATGGTCCTGGGCAGAACGTTTGGGATCTGAGCCTGATGCGCGATGTTCCCATCCACGAGCGCATGAAGTTCACCCTCCGTGTCGATGCGCACAACGCCTTCAACCATCCGCAATTCTCCGGGCTCAACACCAGCATCACCAACGCAGCGTTCGGCACGGTGAACGGAGCGCAGGACCCACGGCAGGTGCTGCTCATTGGCCGCTTTAGCTTCTAA
- a CDS encoding galactokinase family protein: MQAIAPNPPETGCFEEAVAATIEAHDFFTSEKPLWVARAPGRLDVMGGNVDYTGGMVLQSLLREAVWVATQRRNDDILRVLNPGAAQFGWEPCLHVTMADLHDLDCLKMLCELQAGWRWGCYVLGAVYYLANFHGCQTKGGLDLFVHSDLPPNKGVSSSAALEVATLKSVAGAWGVVLQGVALATAAQWVENVVAGAACGIMDQAAIVCGEENRLLPIVCQPCEIQRSIALPPGVCIWGIDSMESRSTTSVAYERARAAAFMGYKLICRRIGVEVLPETESKIPRWTDSRWHGYLSNLTPSEFRDRFEHWLPESLSGQDFLDSAGQHVDPFTRIAPHCEYPVRAAVRYATEENLRVRTMFSLLETVWTDPASSLRVAGGLLLQSHVAYSECGLGSASCDELVARALDAGFPGAKMTGGGAGGVVAILGTANDQRAIEIMVGEFASQHAKAPHLFEGSSAGADAFGVHLMQLDPARKTGPREQTKLQRCPR, encoded by the coding sequence ATGCAAGCTATCGCCCCCAACCCGCCGGAGACCGGATGCTTTGAGGAGGCAGTGGCCGCTACGATCGAGGCACACGACTTCTTCACCTCCGAAAAGCCTCTCTGGGTAGCCAGGGCGCCCGGACGACTGGATGTCATGGGCGGAAATGTCGATTACACCGGAGGCATGGTGTTGCAAAGCCTGCTGCGGGAAGCGGTATGGGTCGCGACACAGCGGAGAAACGACGACATCCTCCGCGTCTTGAACCCAGGGGCGGCACAGTTCGGCTGGGAACCGTGCCTCCATGTCACGATGGCAGACCTCCATGATCTCGATTGCCTGAAGATGCTGTGCGAACTCCAGGCAGGCTGGCGTTGGGGATGCTACGTTCTCGGCGCGGTCTACTACCTGGCGAACTTCCACGGATGTCAGACGAAGGGTGGACTGGATCTCTTCGTCCATTCGGATCTCCCTCCGAACAAAGGAGTCAGTTCCTCAGCCGCGCTGGAGGTGGCAACCCTCAAGTCCGTAGCGGGCGCATGGGGCGTCGTTCTCCAGGGCGTCGCGCTGGCTACCGCCGCGCAATGGGTCGAGAACGTTGTGGCCGGTGCCGCATGCGGCATTATGGACCAGGCCGCGATCGTCTGCGGCGAAGAGAATCGCCTTCTCCCGATTGTTTGCCAGCCCTGTGAGATTCAACGCTCCATCGCTTTGCCACCCGGCGTGTGCATCTGGGGCATCGACTCCATGGAATCCCGTTCGACTACAAGCGTGGCGTACGAGCGTGCGCGAGCTGCGGCGTTCATGGGCTACAAGCTGATCTGTCGTCGCATCGGCGTTGAAGTCCTTCCGGAGACAGAATCGAAGATCCCCCGATGGACCGATTCGCGCTGGCACGGGTATCTGTCGAACCTCACCCCTTCGGAGTTCCGCGACCGGTTCGAGCATTGGCTTCCCGAGTCCCTCAGCGGACAGGACTTCCTCGACTCCGCCGGACAACATGTCGATCCGTTTACAAGGATCGCTCCACATTGCGAATACCCCGTTCGCGCCGCGGTCCGGTACGCGACCGAAGAGAATCTCCGCGTGCGGACCATGTTCTCCCTGCTGGAAACAGTCTGGACCGACCCGGCCAGTTCCCTGCGTGTCGCCGGCGGACTCCTCCTCCAGTCGCACGTCGCCTATTCAGAGTGCGGCCTAGGCTCCGCGTCATGCGATGAGTTGGTCGCCAGGGCGCTCGATGCTGGCTTCCCCGGCGCGAAGATGACGGGCGGAGGAGCGGGCGGAGTCGTTGCCATTCTGGGCACGGCGAACGACCAGAGAGCGATTGAGATCATGGTGGGGGAGTTCGCCTCCCAACATGCCAAAGCGCCCCATCTCTTCGAAGGAAGTTCTGCAGGAGCAGACGCCTTTGGCGTTCATCTCATGCAGCTTGATCCTGCCAGGAAAACTGGCCCCCGCGAACAAACCAAACTACAGAGGTGTCCCCGCTAG
- a CDS encoding DeoR/GlpR family DNA-binding transcription regulator produces MSEITELSRLDLIVGMLKTNTSASIAEIAQACRVSQMTIRRDLQKLVESGQVIRIPGGARIEYWRGAERSFQERLEKMSNAKRQIGAAAAALVADGESVVLDSGTTTLYIARELRARRDVVVFTFSLAVLEELASAEGIRVELTGGVYRPSSHDLIGHAVAKSLASVYASTVIFGAASISFTHGVMVHDPDTQHELLRAGKRKVLVVDSSKIGVEATYRLCGIENCDLIVTDRGISPEHLVRLRQITAVQVAE; encoded by the coding sequence ATGAGTGAGATTACCGAACTTTCGCGCCTTGACCTGATCGTCGGAATGTTAAAAACAAACACGTCCGCGTCCATCGCTGAGATCGCACAGGCGTGTCGTGTTTCGCAGATGACGATCCGCCGCGATCTGCAGAAGCTCGTCGAATCCGGGCAGGTGATCCGCATCCCTGGAGGTGCGAGGATCGAGTACTGGCGCGGCGCAGAGCGCAGCTTCCAGGAGCGGCTCGAGAAGATGTCAAATGCCAAGCGACAGATCGGCGCGGCGGCGGCAGCGCTGGTGGCCGACGGTGAGTCGGTTGTGCTCGACTCTGGCACGACGACGCTATATATCGCTAGAGAGCTGCGTGCGCGGCGCGATGTCGTAGTCTTCACCTTCTCGCTTGCGGTGCTTGAGGAGCTGGCGTCCGCAGAGGGGATCCGCGTCGAGCTGACCGGCGGAGTCTACCGGCCCAGCAGCCATGACCTGATCGGCCATGCGGTGGCGAAGAGTCTGGCTTCCGTCTACGCCAGCACCGTGATCTTCGGAGCCGCATCCATCTCCTTCACGCACGGCGTCATGGTGCATGACCCCGACACCCAGCACGAGCTGCTGCGGGCAGGAAAGCGCAAGGTGCTCGTCGTCGACAGCAGCAAAATCGGGGTCGAAGCGACCTATCGCCTCTGCGGCATCGAAAACTGCGACCTGATCGTGACGGATCGGGGCATCTCACCCGAGCATCTCGTCCGTCTGCGCCAGATCACCGCAGTCCAGGTTGCGGAATGA